Proteins encoded in a region of the Planococcus citri chromosome 1, ihPlaCitr1.1, whole genome shotgun sequence genome:
- the LOC135838781 gene encoding putative uncharacterized protein DDB_G0283051: MKIASMGAFGILLIVSLAIGSISAHDDDGNQNTLIHRLNPRFKRQQNGFTLGQQVQTLQNQNGQQNQNQNQNGQQSGQQPSDFWQTGNNGNNGNNGNSQSQNTNTNNNNQGSNTNSNQGSTTTDAETQRVNDCIQRNCRQGVQLASLCGTDNVSYKNRPYFNCVRDCGRRIDVQHYGDCFTTRGAPNALSTG, encoded by the exons ATGAAAATTGCATCGATGGGAGCTTTTG gtattctACTGATCGTTTCGTTGGCTATCGGTAGTATTTCTGCCCACGATGACGACGGGAACCAGAACACTTTGATTCATCGTCTGAATCCCAGATTTAAAAGGCAACAAAACGGATTCACCCTAGGACAACAGGTCCAAACTTTACAGAACCAAAATGgccaacaaaatcaaaatcaaaatcaaaatggacAACAATCTGGTCAACAGCCTTCAGACTTTTGGCAAACTGGAAATAATGGAAATAATGGAAACAATGGAAATTCGCAATCGCAAAATACGAATACTAATAACAATAACCAAGGATCGAATACCAATAGTAATCAAGGATCGACTACAACCGACGCTGAAACGCAAAGAGTAAACGACTGTATTCAGAGAAATTGTCGTCAAGGAGTACAGCTCGCTTCTTTATGTGGAACTGACAATGTGTCTTATAAAAATCGGCCATACTTCAATTGCGTCAGAGATTGCGGAAGAA GAATCGATGTTCAACATTACGGAGATTGCTTTACCACCAGAGGTGCACCTAATGCATTGAGCACTGGCTAA